A stretch of the Leucoraja erinacea ecotype New England chromosome 40, Leri_hhj_1, whole genome shotgun sequence genome encodes the following:
- the LOC129714667 gene encoding zinc finger and BTB domain-containing protein 39, which produces MGMRIKLHSADHPNNLLKELNKFRLSEIMCDVIIVVGNRTFSAHKSVLACAAGYFQKLFLNSEVNSVRTYVVDFITPSNFERILNFIYTAELFTDLINVGVIYEMAEKLGMQDLLKACYSTFPDLEKTQSSKVGERPAEDYALLPLPSNEQNPPRGNSRTTASQFCQNRGYIMQVEVAEGFKSEERNPTSENGPSVMYQQSTKTEDSLKMEYSQPTSTESVPLATNKAPCELYGIQSNGYYQTNLLMAGESLKEGGNNVDLQDHSLKEMECMQFEGIEADGLNFDEHQESRGASEEVIELTDDSEDDSLVCVKDCNAEGKSMPCQVCGKELPANIAVIRQHGKLHIDAKEGLCRVCGTKFTDRSSRITHVLSHVGIFLFSCDMCEMKFVTQWQVAGHRKAKPYDTNIIVQPNVMLPSEPNFGGSPTELFCAVCGKAMAKDYLAVKEHILSHLDMKSLSCCVCEQPSRSVCSLMWHVLSHMNISIFSCSVCGNSFVDRTILEQHMASHQGMKYLFECHFCSRKFRLEASYQNHVKIHKRHNSDNAKGVTAQHQWLKKTLTTSLSDESTSDGHVATLQQENLLSLPLNHGKTTCKGNWYECEFCRKRFSHSSEFQYHLRIHSGEKPYECKLCHKFFRGRSTVKNHLKTHSGALMYCCTVCQRYCPTLNLMIKHVEMHKDGGLPPDFNIAQTFMYIVHSKQSVKMMD; this is translated from the coding sequence ATGGGTATGAGAATTAAACTACACAGTGCTGATCACCCTAATAATCTTCTGAAGGAACTCAACAAGTTTAGGCTTTCCGAAATCATGTGTGATGTAATCATCGTGGTGGGCAACCGGACGTTTTCAGCCCACAAGTCTGTGTTGGCATGCGCTGCCGGTTACTTCCAGAAGCTCTTTCTCAACTCCGAGGTGAACTCCGTCAGAACATATGTGGTAGACTTCATCACACCATCCAACTTTGAAAGGATCTTGAACTTTATCTACACTGCAGAGCTTTTCACAGATCTCATCAACGTGGGCGTCATCTACGAGATGGCAGAGAAGCTGGGAATGCAGGATCTGCTGAAGGCTTGTTACTCCACATTCCCCGACTTGGAAAAAACACAATCGAGCAAAGTGGGAGAACGGCCAGCGGAAGACTACGCGCTTCTCCCCCTGCCCTCCAATGAACAAAACCCGCCCAGGGGAAACTCGAGGACCACGGCATCGCAGTTTTGTCAAAATCGAGGTTACATCATGCAGGTGGAGGTGGCAGAGGGGTTCAAGAGTGAAGAAAGAaatcccaccagtgaaaatgGACCCTCTGTGATGTACCAGCAATCAACGAAAACTGAAGATAGCCTGAAGATGGAATACAGCCAGCCCACATCCACTGAGAGTGTTCCCCTAGCCACCAACAAAGCCCCTTGTGAGCTGTATGGGATTCAAAGTAATGGATATTATCAGACCAATTTACTGATGGCTGGAGAATCTCTGAAAGAAGGTGGAAACAATGTTGATCTCCAAGATCATTCACTGAAGGAAATGGAATGCATGCAGTTTGAAGGTATTGAAGCGGATGGCCTTAATTTTGATGAGCACCAGGAGAGTAGGGGTGCTTCTGAAGAGGTAATAGAGCTGACAGATGACAGTGAAGATGACAGTCTGGTGTGTGTCAAGGATTGCAATGCTGAAGGCAAGAGCATGCCGTGCCAGGTGTGTGGCAAGGAGTTACCGGCTAACATCGCAGTGATTCGGCAGCATGGTAAACTCCACATTGATGCCAAGGAGGGGCTGTGCAGAGTGTGTGGCACAAAGTTCACTGACAGGAGCTCTCGAATCACCCACGTTTTGTCTCACGTTGGAATTTTCCTCTTCTCGTGTGATATGTGTGAAATGAAGTTTGTGACACAGTGGCAAGTGGCTGGACACAGGAAAGCCAAACCATATGATACTAACATTATTGTGCAGCCCAATGTCATGCTCCCATCTGAGCCCAATTTTGGGGGCTCTCCAACGGAACTCTTCTGTGCAGTCTGTGGAAAGGCCATGGCTAAAGACTATCTCGCTGTGAAAGAGCACATTCTTTCTCACCTCGACATGAAAAGCCTTTCCTGCTGCGTCTGCGAGCAGCCTTCGAGATCTGTCTGTAGCCTGATGTGGCATGTTTTGTCCCATATGAATATATCTATTTTTTCCTGTTCTGTATGTGGTAATAGCTTTGTAGATCGAACAATTCTAGAGCAACACATGGCCTCACATCAGGGTATGAAGTATTTATTTGAATGTCATTTTTGCAGTAGAAAATTCCGACTGGAGGCTTCTTATCAAAACCACGTGAAGATCCACAAGAGGCATAACTCGGACAATGCAAAGGGTGTTACTGCTCAACACCAGTGGCTCAAAAAGACTTTAACAACGTCACTGTCAGACGAGTCTACGAGTGATGGTCATGTGGCCACTCTACAGCAGGAGAaccttctctcccttcccttaAACCACGGCAAGACCACCTGCAAAGGGAACTGGTACGAATGTGAGTTTTGCAGGAAGAGGTTTTCTCATTCCAGTGAGTTTCAGTATCACCTGCGAATTCACTCGGGGGAGAAGCCCTATGAATGTAAGCTGTGCCACAAGTTCTTCAGGGGACGATCGACTGTCAAAAACCACCTAAAGACTCATTCCGGAGCCCTCATGTACTGCTGCACGGTGTGCCAGAGGTACTGTCCCACCCTCAACCTTATGATTAAGCATGTGGAGATGCACAAGGATGGAGGCCTGCCTCCTGATTTTAACATTGCACAGACTTTTATGTACATTGTACATTCCAAACAGTCAGTAAAAATGATGGActaa